In Mycetocola zhujimingii, one DNA window encodes the following:
- the ngcE gene encoding N-acetylglucosamine/diacetylchitobiose ABC transporter substrate-binding protein — MNLDNVVIDRRNVLRGAIAAAVLIPLGGSLMSCATGGPGGTGGAAGTVSANNPFGMADNSTIDSVIFDGGYGVDYVEYAAKILEKNHEGSTAKVASSTQIAQELQPRFVAGNPPDLVDNSGSGLIGMNTILDQLEDLTDVIDAENLEGDKIRDTLYGGVLTPGTYDGKLAALNYVLTVYGTWYSSSLFEENGWTPPTTWAEMMDLGAKAKEQGKYLFVWGKEAATYYQTMAIESAIKEGGDEVRLALENLEEGCWSLPAVQSVFTAMHDIVAAGYMKPGGAGTQFTAAQAQWSNDMDAILYPSGSWIENEMKDNTAEGFAMKGFPAPVVSTSSAMPVEALHSTAGEPFIIPSQGKNVAGGKELLRTMLSKDAATNFAKTKLAPTIVKGLVPADGFGSTALVSQTDMLDAAGENIFTWGFVDLYGTNADQLVVWNSFLDGKSDVATLTSSLQEITDRVRNDDSIDKIEIK, encoded by the coding sequence ATGAATCTAGATAACGTGGTCATCGACCGACGCAATGTACTCAGGGGCGCTATCGCCGCTGCAGTACTCATCCCGCTCGGTGGATCACTGATGTCCTGTGCAACGGGAGGACCCGGCGGCACGGGCGGCGCGGCAGGAACCGTCTCGGCCAATAACCCGTTCGGTATGGCAGACAACTCCACCATCGACTCGGTCATCTTCGACGGTGGCTACGGCGTCGACTACGTCGAGTACGCGGCCAAGATCCTCGAGAAGAACCACGAGGGATCGACAGCCAAGGTCGCGTCGAGCACGCAGATCGCGCAGGAGCTCCAGCCTCGCTTCGTCGCAGGCAACCCGCCTGACCTCGTCGACAATTCAGGTTCAGGCCTGATCGGAATGAACACCATTCTCGACCAGCTCGAGGACCTCACCGATGTCATCGACGCCGAGAACCTCGAGGGCGACAAGATCCGCGACACCCTCTACGGCGGAGTCCTTACCCCCGGAACGTACGACGGCAAGCTCGCCGCGCTCAACTACGTCCTCACCGTCTACGGCACGTGGTACTCGTCGAGCCTGTTCGAGGAGAACGGCTGGACCCCTCCGACCACGTGGGCGGAGATGATGGACCTCGGTGCCAAGGCGAAGGAGCAGGGCAAGTACCTCTTCGTCTGGGGCAAGGAAGCGGCAACCTACTACCAGACGATGGCCATCGAGTCGGCGATCAAGGAGGGTGGAGACGAGGTCCGTCTCGCCCTCGAAAACCTCGAGGAGGGCTGCTGGTCGCTTCCGGCCGTGCAGAGCGTCTTCACCGCCATGCACGACATCGTGGCGGCTGGCTACATGAAGCCGGGTGGAGCCGGTACGCAATTCACCGCGGCGCAGGCACAGTGGAGCAACGACATGGACGCCATCCTGTACCCGTCGGGGTCCTGGATCGAGAACGAAATGAAGGACAACACGGCTGAGGGCTTCGCTATGAAGGGCTTCCCGGCACCGGTGGTCTCGACGAGTTCGGCGATGCCGGTCGAGGCGCTGCACTCAACGGCCGGTGAACCGTTCATCATTCCGTCGCAGGGCAAGAACGTGGCCGGCGGCAAGGAACTGCTTCGGACCATGCTGTCGAAGGATGCCGCGACGAACTTCGCGAAGACGAAGCTCGCCCCGACCATCGTCAAGGGACTCGTCCCCGCCGACGGATTCGGATCGACCGCGCTCGTGTCGCAGACCGACATGCTGGATGCCGCCGGCGAGAACATCTTCACCTGGGGCTTTGTCGACCTGTACGGCACCAACGCCGACCAGCTCGTCGTCTGGAACAGCTTCCTCGATGGCAAGTCCGATGTCGCCACCCTCACCTCGAGTCTTCAGGAAATCACCGACAGGGTGAGGAATGACGACTCGATCGACAAGATCGAGATCAAGTGA
- a CDS encoding carbohydrate ABC transporter permease produces MVVFLGLPLAIFVIFVIWPFVQAVYYSLTDWSGFSPEMNIVGINNYLRLLNDDIFLTALGNNVLLAIVVPLVTIVLALALATMVTVGGPSHGPIRGLRNSSFYRVVSFFPYVIPAIVTGILWGQIYNPAGLLNGLLGLVGLDMFESFAWLGDERTAMGATIFVIVWGFVGFYMVLFVAAIKGVPAETYEAARIDGAGRMRTAFSITIPLIRDNIQTAYIYLGIMALDAFVYMQALNPGGGPNNSTLVMSQQLFRTAFVKGEFGQASAMGVVLAIVTLIFAALVFTVNRITGGKEERGRA; encoded by the coding sequence ATGGTGGTCTTCCTCGGGTTGCCCCTCGCAATCTTCGTGATCTTCGTGATCTGGCCATTCGTCCAGGCGGTGTATTACTCCCTCACCGACTGGTCGGGGTTCAGCCCCGAGATGAACATCGTCGGAATCAACAACTACCTTCGGTTGCTGAACGACGACATCTTCCTCACGGCGCTCGGCAATAACGTTCTGCTCGCCATCGTCGTTCCACTCGTCACCATCGTGCTCGCGCTCGCGCTCGCCACGATGGTCACCGTCGGTGGTCCAAGCCACGGTCCGATCCGCGGCCTGCGGAACTCGAGTTTCTACCGGGTCGTCTCCTTCTTCCCGTACGTGATCCCCGCAATCGTCACCGGCATCCTCTGGGGACAGATCTACAACCCGGCCGGCCTGCTCAACGGGCTGCTCGGTCTCGTCGGACTCGACATGTTCGAGTCGTTCGCGTGGCTCGGCGATGAGCGAACCGCGATGGGCGCAACGATCTTCGTGATCGTGTGGGGCTTCGTCGGTTTCTACATGGTGCTCTTCGTCGCGGCGATCAAGGGCGTGCCGGCAGAAACCTATGAGGCGGCAAGGATCGATGGGGCAGGGCGCATGCGCACGGCCTTCTCGATCACGATCCCGCTCATTCGTGACAACATCCAGACCGCGTACATCTATCTCGGGATCATGGCGCTCGACGCGTTCGTCTACATGCAGGCACTCAACCCGGGCGGCGGGCCGAACAACTCGACGCTCGTGATGAGCCAGCAGCTCTTTCGGACGGCGTTCGTCAAGGGCGAGTTCGGGCAGGCGAGCGCCATGGGCGTTGTGCTTGCGATCGTCACCCTGATTTTTGCGGCACTGGTCTTCACGGTGAACCGAATCACCGGCGGCAAGGAAGAGAGGGGCCGCGCATGA
- a CDS encoding carbohydrate ABC transporter permease — MTTEAITTRGVSRPERSPEFSRKPVNTPGDKAVGVLSHTALVIWSLIVILPLLWTLMTSFKTTKEIFASPFSLPADWNFNNYVSAWTREGIGNYFLNTVIVVGFALVIVMVLGAMCAYVLARYRFFGSRAIYYLMLAGLTFPVFLAIVPLFFVLRNIGLLNTLPGLILTYVAFALPFTVFFLYSFFKGLPDEIAEAAAIDGAGEWRTFFQVMLPMAKPGMASVAIFNFLGLWNQFLLPVALNTDKNNYVLSQGMASFASSAGYAVDFGALFAAVVITIVPVLIAYVIFQRQLQGSVSQGTMK; from the coding sequence ATGACAACCGAAGCCATCACCACACGGGGCGTATCGCGCCCCGAGCGTTCGCCGGAGTTTTCGCGCAAACCGGTGAATACTCCGGGAGACAAGGCCGTCGGTGTTCTCTCCCACACCGCGCTCGTCATCTGGTCACTCATCGTCATTCTGCCGCTGCTGTGGACGCTCATGACGAGCTTCAAGACGACGAAAGAGATCTTCGCGTCGCCGTTCTCGCTGCCAGCCGACTGGAACTTCAACAACTACGTCTCGGCCTGGACGCGGGAGGGCATCGGCAATTACTTCCTCAACACGGTGATCGTCGTCGGGTTCGCGCTCGTCATCGTCATGGTGCTCGGCGCGATGTGCGCGTACGTGCTCGCCAGGTACAGGTTCTTCGGAAGCAGGGCCATCTACTACCTGATGCTCGCCGGGCTGACCTTCCCGGTGTTCCTGGCGATCGTTCCGTTGTTCTTCGTACTCCGCAACATCGGGCTGCTCAACACGCTGCCCGGCCTCATCCTCACCTACGTCGCATTCGCGTTGCCGTTCACCGTGTTCTTCCTGTACTCCTTCTTCAAGGGGCTGCCGGATGAGATCGCAGAAGCGGCGGCAATCGATGGTGCGGGGGAGTGGCGTACGTTCTTCCAGGTGATGCTGCCGATGGCGAAACCGGGGATGGCATCCGTCGCGATCTTCAACTTCCTCGGCCTGTGGAATCAGTTCCTGCTGCCCGTGGCGTTGAACACCGACAAGAACAACTACGTTCTCTCGCAGGGCATGGCGTCGTTCGCGTCGTCAGCGGGCTACGCGGTCGACTTCGGCGCGCTGTTCGCCGCCGTTGTCATCACCATCGTGCCCGTGCTCATCGCCTATGTGATCTTCCAGCGCCAGCTGCAGGGATCCGTCAGCCAGGGGACGATGAAGTAG
- the xylB gene encoding xylulokinase gives MTLVAGVDSSTQSCKIVITDADTGEIVRSGRAPHPSGTEVAPSAWWDALNTAIVEAGGLDDVAAISVGGQQHGMVVLDEDGRVIRDALLWNDTRSAAAARDLIAEVGADVYASRIGVVPVASFTATKLRWLRDAEPENAARVAAVALPHDWLTWRLRGFGPVDESELGPVLEELTTDRSDASGTAYWSAVTGEYELDFFERALGHSAILPRVLGPGEQAGLMTNGTLVGPGAGDNAGAALGLGAASGDVVVSIGTSGTVFAVTETPATDATGTVAGFADASGLFLPLIATLNAARILDAIAGLLGVNHDELGELALSAEPGADGLVLQPYFEGERTPNRPDATATLFGMTLASTTRPNLARAAIEGMLCGLADGLDAVRAQGVVAERILIVGGAAQNPAVQQIAAQVFDVPVVIPRPGEYVAAGAAAQAAWALTGERPDWPLSITAEPPVDFRPVIREQYRAH, from the coding sequence ATGACCCTCGTCGCCGGCGTCGACTCCTCGACCCAGAGCTGCAAGATCGTGATCACGGATGCCGATACCGGCGAGATCGTGCGCTCCGGCCGCGCACCGCATCCGTCCGGAACAGAGGTGGCGCCATCGGCGTGGTGGGACGCGCTGAACACGGCGATCGTCGAGGCGGGGGGCCTCGACGATGTTGCGGCGATTTCGGTCGGCGGGCAGCAGCACGGCATGGTGGTCCTCGATGAGGACGGCAGGGTCATCCGCGACGCGCTGCTCTGGAACGACACCCGCAGCGCGGCCGCCGCGCGGGACCTCATCGCCGAGGTGGGTGCCGACGTGTACGCGTCGCGGATCGGCGTCGTCCCCGTCGCGTCGTTCACGGCGACCAAGCTGCGCTGGTTGCGCGACGCCGAACCGGAGAACGCCGCCCGCGTCGCCGCCGTCGCCCTCCCCCATGACTGGCTGACCTGGCGCCTGCGCGGGTTCGGCCCCGTCGACGAGTCCGAACTCGGCCCCGTGCTCGAGGAACTGACGACGGATCGCTCGGACGCCTCAGGAACCGCGTACTGGTCGGCCGTCACCGGCGAGTACGAACTCGACTTCTTCGAGCGCGCGCTCGGCCACTCGGCGATCCTGCCGCGGGTTCTCGGGCCCGGCGAACAAGCCGGCCTGATGACGAACGGCACCCTCGTCGGACCGGGCGCCGGTGACAACGCGGGCGCCGCCCTCGGCCTTGGTGCGGCATCCGGTGATGTGGTCGTCTCGATCGGCACGAGCGGCACCGTCTTCGCGGTCACCGAAACCCCTGCGACGGATGCCACGGGCACCGTTGCCGGATTCGCCGATGCGTCCGGACTGTTCCTGCCGCTGATCGCGACCCTCAATGCCGCGCGCATTCTCGACGCGATCGCCGGGCTGCTAGGCGTGAACCACGACGAGCTGGGCGAACTCGCGCTGTCTGCCGAACCCGGTGCCGACGGTCTCGTGTTGCAGCCGTACTTCGAGGGCGAGCGCACGCCCAACCGTCCCGATGCCACCGCGACCCTGTTCGGCATGACGCTGGCGTCGACGACACGGCCGAACCTGGCCCGTGCAGCCATCGAGGGCATGCTCTGCGGGCTCGCCGACGGCCTCGACGCCGTGCGGGCGCAGGGCGTCGTCGCCGAGCGGATCCTCATCGTGGGCGGGGCCGCCCAGAACCCGGCCGTGCAGCAGATCGCCGCGCAGGTCTTCGACGTTCCCGTCGTCATCCCCCGCCCGGGTGAGTACGTCGCGGCCGGCGCTGCGGCGCAGGCCGCATGGGCACTGACCGGCGAGCGCCCGGACTGGCCGCTGTCGATCACGGCCGAGCCGCCGGTCGACTTCCGTCCGGTGATCCGCGAGCAGTACCGCGCGCACTGA